The following DNA comes from Methanothermus fervidus DSM 2088.
CCATAGCTTAGCCAGGTAGAGCGCCCGGCTCATAACCGGGCGGTCATGGGTTCGAATCCCATTGGGCCCATTTTTTTCCTAATGCTCCGGTGGTGTAGCCCGGCCAATCATTTCGGCCTTTCGAGCCGAAGACTCGGGTTCAAATCCCGACCGGAGCATAATTTTTTTATTTTTATTCATAGCGGGGGTGCCCGAGTGGTCAAAGGGGACAGGCTTAGGACCTGTTGGCGTTAGGCCTTCCAGGGTTCGAATCCCTGCCCCCGCATGTAAGAAATCACAATGGCCGGGGTGGGGTAGTTGGCCATCCTTCGGGACTGTGGATCCCGCGACTCGGGTTCAAATCCCGGCCCTGGCCTTATTTTCATCCTTTAAAACTAATTTTGTGGTATAATGTATAGAAAAGGTTATTGTAGAGAATTAGATCTTGTAAATCTTTTTTGGGATAAAGGTTTTGCAGCTCTCAGAGTAGCAGGTTCCGGAAGTTCTTCAAAACCATTGCCAGATATTGTAGCAGGGAATGGAAAAAAATATTTAGCAATAGAGGTAAAGTACACATCAAAAGAAGTTCTATATATTAATTTCAGTAAAATCGAAGAGTTAATTAAATTTTCAAAACGATTTGGAGCTGAAGCATATATAGCAGTAAAATTTAGCCATAAAGATTGGCTGTTTTTATCACCAAAAGATCTAAAGAAGACTAGAAGTGGTAACTATCGTATTGATATTGATTTAGCAATGCTGAAAGGTAAGTTATTTGAAGAGATTATTGGGGAAGAAAAACAAATGAAACTTATTGATGATCACTGAGAATTTTTTACCATATGGACAATTCCTACCTCTACAATAGGACCTAAAAAATGTATCTCTGCCAGTTTTTTATGACTTTTAACTTTAAAACCTTGGTTTCTTA
Coding sequences within:
- a CDS encoding Resolvase, Holliday junction-type (COGs: COG1591 Holliday junction resolvase~InterPro IPR014428: IPR011335: IPR011856: IPR002732~KEGG: mth:MTH1270 hypothetical protein~PFAM: Resolvase, Holliday junction-type~SPTR: O27336 Conserved protein~PFAM: Archaeal holliday junction resolvase (hjc)) — its product is MYRKGYCRELDLVNLFWDKGFAALRVAGSGSSSKPLPDIVAGNGKKYLAIEVKYTSKEVLYINFSKIEELIKFSKRFGAEAYIAVKFSHKDWLFLSPKDLKKTRSGNYRIDIDLAMLKGKLFEEIIGEEKQMKLIDDH